The following is a genomic window from Nymphaea colorata isolate Beijing-Zhang1983 chromosome 3, ASM883128v2, whole genome shotgun sequence.
TAAAGATGAAATATTCATTAGCAGAAAATTTTGCATGATTCAGAGCTCCGTGCTATGAACATAAAAAAGCAGTATGGTGGGATAGCGGGAGGCTCTGTTCTTTTACATTCTACTACTGCAGTATAAGAATTACTCTGTTTTCTTACTCTTTGCTAGATGGAGCAGAAGGGTGATGGACCAGGAGCCAGGAGCTCTCATGCAGTGGCAATTGTGGGAAGGAAGGCCTATGTATTTGGTGGAGAGTTCGAGCCGCGTGTCCCGATTGATAACAAGACATACGTCTTTGATCTAGATCAATCGGCATGGTCCCTTGTGCCAGCAAATGGAGACATACCACCACCAAGGGTTGGTGTGATGATGGCTGCAGTTGGTCATACTATTTATGTATTTGGTGGCAGAGATGCTGATCACTCTGAGCTAAATGAGTTCTACTCGTTTGATACGACAACCAACCAATGGAAGCTCCTATCTTCAGGTCAAACTGGCCCTGAGAACAGGAGCTATCACTCCATGACTGCTGATGATCAGTATGTGTATGTCTTTGGAGGTTGTGGTGTGAAAGGCAGATTGAATGACTTATGGTCTTATGATACCAAAGCCGGTTGCTGGATCAGTTATCCAGCGCCAGGGGATGCTTGTAAACCAAGAGGAGGTCCTGGCCTTGAGGTATGCGGTGGAAAAGTGTGGGTTGTGTATGGTTTTTCTGGAGAGGAGCTCGATGACGTCCACTGCTTCGACCCTATCACCAGTGAATGGAAGCAGGTTGAGCCAAGGGGTGACAAGCCAAGTGCCCGCAGTGTCTTTGCTGCTGTTGGTATTGGGAAGTATGTGATAGTCTATGGTGGGGAGGTAGATCCTAGTGATCAGGGCCATCTTGGTGCTGGGAAGTTCTCAGACGAGGCCTATGCTTTGGACACAGAGACACTTCTATGGACCAAGCTTGAAGATAAAGGCCACTGTGAGCATCCGGGCCCGCGTGGATGGTGCGCCTTCTCTGGTGCCCGCGGAGAAGGAATGCTGGTTTATGGAGGGAATTCTCCTACCAATGACAGGTTGgatgatattttcttcttcactcCTGTTCTCTGATAGTTGACGATACAACTGTTTGTAAGACTTCTGCTAAATCGGACTCCTCTCTGAATGTTGGGATGCACCAACCTTTTGTAAGCCTTCTGCTAAATAACCTTGTGATGCTCTCCCTCTCCTGTTTGTATCAATAAACAATCCCCATAAATTGCTCTTTTCTATCGAATCATGGCGCCAACAGATATACAGGGACAATTTCTAGAAGGTTTAACTTTATCAAATGCAAGCAGAAAAACAACTCTTGAAGCTATGTTGAAAAGTGCCTTAAAATGTTGCATATATTGATCACCCTTGTGAAATTGGTGCAAGAATGGGGTCAACTGTGTATGTTACATGCTAATTACTTGTTTGCCTACTCTGTTGTTTTTGCCACAGAAACGACCATTCCAGCCCAATCAAGACTATGAAACAAAGCAAGCCATGAGAAATAATAACACCAGGATCAAAGGATTCATAACATCCGATAACGTAGTATGCGGGGTAGCATTGTTGTTAGAAGTTTGAGAAAGATATACTAAACGCCTTCAATAAGCTAGCATTTGCAAGCCCCGGTGGTAGCTAATGCAAATACTTGCACTGCAGCTTGTTTTCCGACCCTACACTTGGGACGATTCCGCAAGGTTCCTTAGAAAAATGAATGATGCAAATTTATTTGACAACAGATCAGATTCTAGCAGTTCAAACACAAAGAAAGCATCAAAATCATGTGTGGCTAGTTTTCACCAAAGTGACGTAACTATGAACATGGGCAGCTCTGTTCTGCTTCATGTTCGTGGCATAGAGATAAGGAGGGATTCTGCAACTTCCATAGAAAGAAGATCATGATCCGTTGTCTTTGGAAAGAGATAGGATACAGATTTTGATGTATCAATCATCTCCAAGATTATTGCAATCAATCCTGCTGGAGGATTCTCATAAATCTCTCATGAAACTGTTTCCATCTTAATCCCATGTATCCAAAACCTATACGAGGAGCTGTATCTCTGCTGTAAAGAATCATCAAAGAATGAAGTAGTGAAGTAGAAGAGTGCCTCTttttctctcgtggatgtaggctaacaaaccgaaccacgtaaatctctGTTATGCTCTGTTTTATCGCTTCTTTagtttccccttttcttttaacACTTCCAACGTATAGGCCCAGTATAAATCATGCGTGCAGCGTGCCTATTATATATGTTTCATATGCTATATGTACATCATATACAACAATGCATATCCTTCACACGTTTATGATAGACATATTTATTTAGTATAtacttaaaattttatgaagTAGTATTTAAAAAGAATGAGATTCAGATATTCAGCTCATAGAAAATGAACTCGGACTCCATTAATTCATGGCGTGTTAGTGATTTATCCGTAATGGACGTGCTCCGACAAGGACTGCTGAGCCTGTTACTAGCCTACCAAAGTGCATGTGTAAAACTAGTGTGCAGCAGAACTAGAGAAACAAGGGAACAGACACGCACTTGACACTACAATTGAAAGAGTTCCAGTCCATGGCAGCGAGAAGAAATGCAAGCAGAATAGGGAACAGGCTTCTGGAAGAGACACAGAACAAATGAACTTCAGCATtccagaaaagaaacaaacttaGCTGCTaatcattattttctttcttccttttggcTTAAGTTTTAGGGTACTTAATTCCTTCAGCTGAAGCAGTGCCTGCCTGCGTGGTGCTTGCAAGAAAGAGCATCCAGGAGTTTAGATCATGTTATCATCTGCACGTTTCGCCCAGCAAAGGTGGATCATACATCCCTGATCTGATAGAATAGCATTCTGCAGACGGGAATATGCTACCAACCCTGATTAAGGGTCTCGTCACTTGGCGACACAAAAATGGTAAGATGGGTGGAGCTGCGGCGACTGTGGATTAGAACATGCTCCGTTTGGTTTCTCTTGGTTCAAGACCTCAGAGCTTGTATAATTGAGAGTATGCCGGCATTTGAAAGATTTCTTGCGTTCTTGCAGGTGGTGCACCCCACGTCTTCTAATCAAACAAAGAGTTCTAGGAACACTCCACTTTTGTTCTTGAAAAATGCTTTTCAAGTCTTATAAGCATTTCTACTACCCATGGAACCATGGAACCGGAAACTCTTTTCTGGAATAGGTGATTCAGTAAACCAATGAAACAAGTTCTTAATCTCCTGCAAATGCATCTGTTTTATTCAGCAAGAaacatgtgcatgcatgcagGCACGGGCATATGCAGACATGTTCCAAGTTCGTTTGAATCTGACTCTTCCTGTACCTGTGTTATCCTAATCCAAAACCTCGAACTATGCAATGAGCTTCTATTGGCTGATCCGttaaatttaccttttttttttttcctttttctaaattCGGTGATTACGAAGAAAAGCTTCTCTGTACTTGTGTTATCTCAATCCGAAACCTTGAACCATGTAGACGAGCTCTTTACTTTACTGTATCTACTAAAACTGAATGGTTTTCATTTGCCTTGTTTACTTCATTTTGTTAGAATCAAGAAATTTCTCTTCAGAAAAAAGAGTTTCCAGCGTGCAAGTGAGGGGCACTTAGTGGTTTTACAGTAAGAGACATGGTCGTTCTCCTAGTTTACCCATAGGGCGAAAAAAATGTCCAAGAAACCGCGCTTCTCACCATGTTATGACCATTTGCATAACCAGAACGTGTTACAGAAAGGCTCTTGTATGTTCAAAAATCTTTTGCAAGATGCAATGCATCAgatgattttgtcattcttaGAAGCTTTTGTGGCTTAAACCCGAAAAATTGGACAGGAAGAACACTGTCTCTTCTTAGAACACACGGTTCAAGCGCACCATctttttgttttagaaaacaaaGTTCAACTATAGATATGTTATTCTTGGACCCAACAGCCAGAAGCCGGATATAGCAGCACTATGTTCCTTGCAAGAAGAGTACGGTGATTTATATGTTCTAAAAATGTGTGTTCCAACGGCACAATATTTTCTTCTATCAAATCAATGCCCTATACCTTGGCAGTTGGTGTTCACCCTCAATTCAAAAGAAAGCTATGGAGAGACTAGCCAATAAGCAGCTAAATATGACTTACAACCCCATTTTGGTCTCTTATAAGGCAGAGCTCCCTATGCTTCATCAGGTTAAAAGTTCATAGGGTTCAATGGACCTTCCTGTAGTGTTTTACACTATTGAGAAGGTGACCAGATAGCAAGTTAAGGTGAACATGGCCAAATCTCTAACATGGTAATAGTATTtataatatatttgaaaaacacaacagagaaatttataaaaaaaaaaaaaaatttgttgtaaCACTAATTGCACCCCGCTTGGATCTGAATCGAAATTCagataggaaaaaaaaatcagtatttcaaattcaacaaaataTGGATCCATATCCCCGTCTGCAACACCAGGCCTAtagttacaaaagaaaaaaaaaaatatcttgaagacCTGAAAAAGCAAGCTTTCTCCCCTAATAAAGTGCTCCAACTTTACTTGGGGAGGCCATCCATATTTGGACCACAATGTGCACCTTTTTGTAGGGCTCGTGCTCATATAATGATGGGTGCATGTGGGTCAGTGCAGTTTAGTTACTGACCCAGCAGACCACACTGCAATCTGCTGCTAGGCTTTACAAGTGATGCAGGTAAAGCACATGAAGGGCGTTTTAGAATCGAGATCATGTTTGCTGTAAGGTTTTAGTTTGAAACGGGGCGATAATAAACCATGGTCATGATGAGTGGAGGAAACCCATTATCCGATATCCGACTGAAGGCCGAAGTCCCCATTCAATTTCTCTCGTCCACTTAATACATAAGGTTTGCTTTTAGTGTCTCGAGATGCAACTCTAAATCACTTATCCAATGACATAGTCTTCACATCATACATGATAAAACGCGGGGAGTTGGAGAACGAGATCGTCCAAACTCGAGAACTACAAAGTTCTCCATGCCACAAAGGTGCCCACTTTCTCTCGATTGATTAACTAATTTGACGTCAACACGACATTCTCTAATAGTTTTCTTCCATGTTCAAAAAATGGGGAAACTAATGGAAAGGTCTttgtgacaataaaaaaaatatttaagctttaaaaaataattaaacttttgacatttttttttatcatccaGAGGTTGGGATATGATGACTTTTTGGGTTCATTGTTGGGAAATGGGTGATGAATGGTTTGACCATCAATGTGAAGAAACATGACTATATTGTATCTCGAATTAATCATGGAAaagggttatatatatatatatatatatatatagatcaagGGGACATAATTTTTTGGCTAACTTCTGATAACTTTTAGAagaacatcaaattttgatcaTGAATGCAACAATTGGCGTTTCTAAGAGTAGGTGCACCAAACTTTAGTGTCTAAATgtaaacattttaaattgggTGGTCATTCATAATTTCCACAAACATGGGGtgtctttttaaattttttctttcttttcgcAATTTATACCACAAATGTAGGCGCCAATTTGTAGAACACTAAAAACAATTTGCCTTTGTCTTTTTAATTGGTTAACGTAGAGAATGGGTCCATTTTCTTGGGAGTCATTCATTTGAGTAGAAGTGACGTTAATCTGGACTCAGAATGGATTTGCATCTTTCAAGACCTAGAGGGTTGGTGGATAGTAAATGGTCCACTCTCTCCTTGGATCTTGGTTCAAATCGCGCTGGTTTCTAGACTTGTGCCTTCGTGATAACTAACATTAACATGCATCGGCACATGGGTgggcacatgcacacacacactagTCCAATGTAGACACATGCCATGGAATTAGTAGATACAAATGTCTGGTGCAATTTGTAGTTGAGGGGTactattattaaattttatattttaaagtaaaacattaaaaaaatgaaatatcaatTCTGGGTCTGATTATCCATTTATATATGTGTTATGTCTAATAGATATTAACGATTTATAAGCATATGAAATAATGGTTCAAGTACAGTTGAATGCTTGAAATGAGTTCTTCTTTTTGCACATGCACACCGGCACCGGAGGATGGGTCAGAAAGGAGGAACCTTGTCACTTTTCTCTGACAATGTTTTCTCGTGTATCCATCCACGGCGACACTGAGACAAATGTTTCAATGGAAAAGAAGTCCATTCCCTTTTCCCTGAGATCATTAAGTTTACTGGTCTAGGAAAGTGGTGACATGTCCAATCTCATACATGGACCCGGGCTTCATTGCTCGGGGACCGATTAGATGAACTGCACCATCTTAACCATTAGTTTCTATGTATGAatcaatatttgattttcaatgTCGCACTTGGGTAATCCAAGTCCAAACCATTTTCATCTCTGTAACTTTTCCTGATTTGGATCTTAAAATTTAACGGGATGCAGTACTTGGATAAGGTTTGGTAGTTGAAAATTCCACATCTTTAGTAAAGACTTTGATGTTAAGGTCCTTGATTTAGATCCTTGGTTTCCTGACCTCTCTCCCCACTCCATGGATGAAGGTGGGCCCTTGTTAAGACATTACCTTGGATTTAAGATTCAGGGTAATCCAAAGGCCCTCAATGAGATCAGATCAATCCAAATAAGGGACAcccaaatttatttattaacaTCATTCATTCTCTAGGAATAAAACTAATAAGAATCAAAACTATAAGATACCATCGCTTTTTCCTATGAGGTTGGCACAACGATTGAGGCAAAGGCTAGTAGGtgatcaatttcaatttcaaacttttatgtAAGTTGAAATATAACAAGAATGTTACCTCAAGACATCAAAAGCAGTTCAGTAGTTGAGAAGAATAATTTTCTTAGGTGAAGAACTCAAAACCGCAGAGGTGAAGAACTCAAAAGTTATCTGCAATACAGATCATCAGCCGCTCCTTCTGCAAAAACATGATGGTCAATCATGCTGCAAAGCTCACAATCATCTCTTGTCGAACACCGTTGATCCTAGAGATGGACGGCGGATGCTGCACGTCACAAAAGCAGGACGAGGTTGACCTCCTCAAGTTCTGCGAAAGCCAATAATTAAAAATCGcatgctccctctctctctctcttgaatgaAAAAGCAACTCTAGCCAACCCAGCTTCATAAATATGTCTCCCACTGTTCTCACGCTTTAACCGTGACATCTTCATTACACACATGTGCAcgcgatatatatataatctttctCCTGAGAAGAGGTTCATCCTGCATTGCTATAAATTCAGGCTCAAGAAAAGCAAGAGGACGATGGAGATGGAGACGGAGACAAAGATGAAGATAGGAAACGCAGAGGAAGAGCAGTGCCGCCGAGTCTGCCACCGGCAAGAGCAATATCGCCACCTTACAAGGACTGCATTGTTAGCAATGATCATTTCGCTGCTGCTGGTAGCCATCCGCCACCTCCTCTTCCTGTTGCTCCTGCAGAGGCAGCGGCCCCCGATGGCGCCGCCCATACTGTTCCTGCTGCTGCATGTCATCGTAGGTTCCATCCTCATCACCTCCATGAACACGCCGCAGATCGACCAGAAGAAGCAAAGGAAGACGAAGTCCAAGCCCGTGCCGGAAGTGCGGGAAAGGTGCAAATCCGACgaaggcagcggcgacggcgacggcgatgaCGATCTGCAGGTGTCGGCAGAGGAGGTGAACGCGAAGGTGGAGGCGTTTATAGCGAATTTCAGGAGACAGTTGGTAATGCAGAGGAGAGTGCACTCCTTGAGGAAACAGCATGGGTTGTGATGAAAGCGTTGAACGTTTAGTTGTGGTGCTGATCTTAACATCCTTTTTCTGGTATGTATTAGAGAAGATCTGGAGCACTTGATTTGCCTATTAATTGGACCTAACTCTCGtgttaataaaataaaatgtttctGCAAAGTGCATTCCATGGCGGTTTCTCTGGTATcatgagaagaaaagatgaacaccaCAACCAAGTTTGCAAAGGTTTAATTGGTGAATCAATGGAACTCCACAGTTAGTTTCAGGAAGAGCTCAGTGGATCTGGTAAGGCTGAGTTCTGGACTTGAGGCTTTAAGGCTTCCAAGTTGC
Proteins encoded in this region:
- the LOC116249502 gene encoding nitrile-specifier protein 5, encoding MAKFQGRWMKMEQKGDGPGARSSHAVAIVGRKAYVFGGEFEPRVPIDNKTYVFDLDQSAWSLVPANGDIPPPRVGVMMAAVGHTIYVFGGRDADHSELNEFYSFDTTTNQWKLLSSGQTGPENRSYHSMTADDQYVYVFGGCGVKGRLNDLWSYDTKAGCWISYPAPGDACKPRGGPGLEVCGGKVWVVYGFSGEELDDVHCFDPITSEWKQVEPRGDKPSARSVFAAVGIGKYVIVYGGEVDPSDQGHLGAGKFSDEAYALDTETLLWTKLEDKGHCEHPGPRGWCAFSGARGEGMLVYGGNSPTNDRLDDIFFFTPVL